From a region of the Pleuronectes platessa chromosome 22, fPlePla1.1, whole genome shotgun sequence genome:
- the LOC128429164 gene encoding fish-egg lectin, with translation MQIDAGMGKVVVADKYKRTYFLSGLAVYRLGRLGMKHVTVGAGGLWGTCQANKVYKYVAGDFKLAKGLSMHQVDAGGDGQIVGVGSGSYNAYCLKEKTASGFYGRHTLSWTSLSRKMMYYSCGPRMGCWGVDKSYRIWVTKNISPTNCRTSGWTAVSGPRMKMIEVSSDGNVFGVTTTGRVYQRIGITNHSRQGTRWVYVPMCMSVRHLSYDLKNLWIVTTSGLIMKCSC, from the exons ATGCAGATTGATGCTGGAATGGGCAAAGTGGTTGTAGCAGACAAGTACAAACGGACGTACTTCCTCAGTGGACTTGCGGTCTACAGACTGGGCAGACTGGGCATGAAGCATGTCACAGTGGGAGCTGGGGGATTGTGGGGAACTTGCCAAGCCAACAAGGTGTACAAATATGTAGCTGGAGACTTCAAACTTGCCAAAG GTCTGTCTATGCACCAGGTGGATGCCGGCGGTGATGGTCAGATTGTTGGAGTAGGATCCGGCAGCTATAACGCCTACTGTCTGAAAGAGAAGACAGCTTCGGGCTTCTATGGACGACACACCCTGAGCTGGACTTCCCTCTCAAGAAAGATGATGTACTACAGCTGTGGCCCAAGGATGGGATGCTGGGGAGTAGACAAAAGTTACAGGATCTGGGTCACAAAG AATATATCACCAACCAACTGCCGCACTAGTGGCTGGACAGCTGTGTCAGGGCCAAGAATGAAAATGATTGAAGTGTCGTCAGACGGAAACGTTTTTGGCGTGACTACAACTGGCAGGGTCTACCAAAG AATTGGCATCACCAACCATAGCAGACAAGGCACACGCTGGGTTTATGTCCCAATGTGCATGTCCGTCAGACACCTGTCCTACGACCTGAAGAATCTTTGGATCGTGACCACCTCTGGTTTGATCATGAAGTGCTCATGCTAA
- the LOC128429016 gene encoding fish-egg lectin, translated as MKAVFLLLLCSLAVSQGTRPVRTTRPRPRPLPRPRPGPGPVRWNCREGPRLYGAMQIDAGMGQVVVADKYKRTYFLSGLAFYRLGRLGMKHVTVGAGGLWGSCHANKVYKYVAGDFKLAKGLSMHQVDAGGDGQIVGVGSCRHNAYCLKEETASGFCGRHTLNWTSLSRKMMYYSCGPRMGCWGVDKRHRIWVTKNISPTNCRTSGWTAVPGPRMKMIEVSSDGNVFGVTTTGRVYQRAGITNGRRQGTRWVYVPMCMPVRHLSYDLCNLWIVTTSGLIMKCSR; from the exons ATGAAAGCTGTCttcttgctgctgctgtgtagcCTGGCTGTCAGTCAGGGCACTAGACCTGTTCGCACtactcgtcctcgtcctcgtcctcttcctcgtcctcgtcctggtcctggtcctgtcC GATGGAACTGCAGGGAGGGTCCTCGGCTGTATGGCGCCATGCAGATTGATGCTGGAATGGGACAAGTGGTTGTAGCAGACAAGTACAAACGGACGTACTTCCTCAGTGGACTTGCCTTCTACAGACTGGGCAGACTGGGCATGAAGCATGTCACAGTGGGAGCTGGGGGATTGTGGGGAAGCTGCCATGCCAACAAGGTGTACAAATATGTGGCTGGAGACTTCAAACTTGCCAAAG GTCTGTCTATGCACCAGGTGGATGCCGGCGGTGATGGTCAGATTGTTGGAGTAGGATCTTGCAGACATAACGCCTACTGTCTGAAAGAGGAGACAGCTTCAGGCTTCTGTGGACGACACACCCTGAACTGGACTTCCCTCTCAAGAAAGATGATGTACTACAGCTGTGGCCCAAGGATGGGATGCTGGGGAGTCGACAAACGTCACAGGATCTGGGTCACAAAG AATATATCACCAACCAACTGCCGCACTAGTGGCTGGACAGCCGTGCCAGGGCCAAGAATGAAAATGATTGAAGTGTCGTCAGACGGAAACGTTTTTGGCGTGACTACAACCGGCAGGGTCTACCAAAG AGCTGGTATCACCAACGGTCGCAGACAAGGCACACGCTGGGTTTACGTCCCAATGTGCATGCCCGTCAGACACCTGTCCTACGACCTATGCAATCTTTGGATTGTGACCACCTCTGGTTTGATCATGAAGTGCTCACGCTAA